In Nitrospira sp., one genomic interval encodes:
- a CDS encoding PCP reductase family protein, protein MVPDVRWSDGALKRMERAPIFLRGMVRRLAEKKARELGYGEITEEILEQFKGQMMGNMGGESGMAAAADQMAKGQLPWTAAAKERLEAVPEFMRGMIRQIAEEIAREGGHMEVNVDLFDRVEAMGEVRERQLPSLEWTEGALALLQEKIKASPPIAMEFVGDMIKCDTEEAAREQGLSRIDEVTVQQLWAAPQERIPWSDEAWKRLQTSPDFVRSGIRKAAERRARKLGLAEVDSEHLTTFRNQAMMKAVKRIRSFGYKDLTFDAFDTAMEKTKRLQGNAQAEKRLQEIRSHFSDPNTKKPEGGTLGAELMGRFRKFLKGEETL, encoded by the coding sequence ATGGTTCCAGACGTTCGGTGGAGCGACGGCGCGCTCAAACGGATGGAGCGCGCACCCATTTTTTTGCGGGGTATGGTGCGCCGTTTGGCGGAAAAGAAAGCCCGGGAGTTGGGTTACGGTGAGATCACCGAGGAAATTCTGGAGCAGTTCAAGGGCCAAATGATGGGCAACATGGGCGGCGAGAGCGGAATGGCCGCGGCCGCCGACCAGATGGCCAAGGGGCAGTTGCCATGGACCGCTGCGGCCAAGGAACGGCTGGAAGCCGTGCCGGAGTTCATGCGGGGGATGATCCGGCAGATTGCCGAAGAGATCGCGCGCGAAGGCGGCCACATGGAAGTGAATGTAGACCTCTTTGATCGCGTGGAGGCCATGGGCGAGGTGCGCGAGCGCCAACTCCCCTCGTTGGAATGGACCGAAGGGGCCTTGGCCCTCTTGCAAGAGAAGATCAAAGCCTCTCCGCCGATCGCGATGGAATTTGTCGGCGATATGATCAAGTGCGACACCGAGGAAGCGGCGCGAGAACAGGGTTTGTCGCGAATCGACGAAGTGACGGTTCAGCAGCTGTGGGCCGCGCCGCAGGAACGCATTCCGTGGAGCGATGAGGCTTGGAAACGGCTGCAGACCTCTCCGGATTTTGTGCGCAGCGGTATTCGCAAGGCGGCGGAGCGGCGGGCCCGAAAATTGGGTTTGGCGGAGGTGGATTCCGAACACCTGACCACCTTCCGCAATCAGGCGATGATGAAGGCGGTGAAGCGCATTCGATCATTCGGGTACAAGGACCTCACCTTCGATGCCTTCGACACCGCGATGGAGAAAACCAAGCGGCTTCAAGGAAATGCTCAGGCGGAGAAGCGGCTGCAGGAAATCCGTTCGCACTTCAGCGATCCCAATACAAAAAAACCTGAGGGGGGCACATTGGGGGCTGAACTGATGGGGCGGTTCCGGAAGTTTCTCAAGGGGGAAGAGACGCTCTAG
- a CDS encoding integration host factor subunit beta, producing MRRGTMTKAQIIERVSEQVTTLTKRQAEIVVNTIFDCIRDSLRNGNKTEIRGFGSFRLRARRMKEGRNPKTGATVAVPAKRVPFFKAGKELKELLNK from the coding sequence ATGAGGAGAGGGACTATGACGAAAGCGCAGATTATCGAACGGGTGTCTGAACAGGTCACGACGTTGACGAAGCGGCAGGCCGAAATCGTCGTCAATACGATCTTCGACTGCATTCGCGATTCGTTGCGTAACGGGAACAAAACTGAAATCAGGGGGTTCGGCAGTTTCCGCCTGCGGGCCAGGCGAATGAAAGAAGGCCGCAATCCGAAGACCGGTGCTACTGTGGCGGTCCCGGCGAAGCGTGTGCCGTTCTTCAAGGCAGGCAAGGAATTGAAGGAATTACTCAATAAGTAA
- the sppA gene encoding signal peptide peptidase SppA, with product MDPNGDPASRQKRNPLRRVLKWLGIGLGLLLLFNVLFPDLDLSSQEKVAVIRIEGVILDAQTTVGDLKQYSENPLVKAIVLRIDSPGGGVVPSQEIHDAVKRVKNKSNKAIIASMGTVAASGGYYIAAATDRIIANPGTLTGSIGVIMETANLEGLLKKIGVEGVVIKSGRFKDVGSPLRKMGDEERKLLQSVMDDVHRQFIQAVADGRSLELSEVEPLADGRIFTGRQAKEARLVDELGDLEDAIHIAADIAGIEGEPKVVEPRKRFSVRDLLESRLSSVFPKVEWGTGVDLKYLMAF from the coding sequence ATGGATCCGAACGGAGACCCCGCATCCCGGCAGAAGCGGAATCCTCTGCGGCGGGTCCTGAAATGGCTCGGCATCGGGCTCGGCCTCTTGCTGTTGTTTAACGTTCTGTTCCCCGATCTGGATCTATCGAGCCAGGAGAAGGTCGCGGTGATCCGGATCGAGGGCGTGATTCTCGACGCGCAGACGACGGTCGGGGATCTGAAGCAGTACAGCGAGAATCCGCTTGTCAAAGCGATCGTCTTGCGGATCGACAGCCCGGGCGGCGGGGTGGTGCCGTCCCAGGAAATCCATGATGCCGTGAAGCGCGTGAAGAACAAGAGCAACAAGGCGATCATCGCCTCGATGGGGACGGTCGCGGCTTCGGGTGGATACTACATCGCGGCCGCGACCGATCGCATCATCGCCAACCCCGGTACCCTGACGGGGAGTATTGGGGTGATCATGGAAACGGCGAACCTCGAAGGTCTCCTGAAGAAGATCGGGGTCGAAGGTGTGGTGATCAAGAGCGGACGATTCAAAGATGTCGGCTCGCCGCTCAGGAAAATGGGTGATGAGGAACGCAAGTTGTTGCAATCGGTCATGGACGATGTCCATCGTCAGTTCATCCAAGCCGTGGCCGACGGCCGGTCCTTGGAACTCTCCGAAGTGGAGCCGCTGGCCGACGGCCGGATCTTCACCGGGCGGCAGGCCAAGGAAGCCAGGCTCGTGGATGAATTGGGCGATCTGGAGGACGCCATCCACATTGCGGCCGATATCGCCGGGATCGAAGGCGAGCCTAAGGTGGTGGAGCCGCGGAAGCGGTTCTCGGTTCGAGATCTCTTGGAGTCACGTTTGTCCTCGGTGTTTCCCAAGGTTGAGTGGGGGACCGGCGTGGATCTGAAATATCTGATGGCATTCTGA
- a CDS encoding 30S ribosomal protein S1, with protein MSTVSPQSEPKLDRDALAAMYEETFRNFEEGTITEGVVVAIGKDKVVVDIGYKSEGMIPADQFSQEELQQLKVGDRLQVYLEECEDADGNLVLSKEKADKMKIWEELERLHKEEKSIEGKIISRIKGGMMVDIGVKAFLPGSQIDLHPVRDLDGLVGKTFPLKIIKINHRRGNVVVSRRVLLEETRDRRRQTTLATLKEGQLIQGMVKNITDYGAFIDLGGIDGLLHITDMSWGRVGHPSELFQVGDKVEVTVLKYDRETGRISLGLKQKTADPWTGVAAKYPIGTRVRGRVVSLTDYGAFVELEPGVEGLVHVSEMSWTHEVRHPSRVVSVGDQVEAAVLNIDPASRKISLGMKQTAPNPWDMIEAKYPAGTRIEGKVKSLTDFGAFVGLEEGIDGLIHISDMSWTKHIKHPSELFKKGQKVDAVVIRIDKDKERLSLGYKQLSRDPWEDQIPGRYRVGDSITGKVSKIADFGLFIELDGDVEGLIHISEIGLDPNVRMEDKFKLQDEVTAKIIKVDREERKIALSLRDHQLDTERRQVDEFHASQGGLDQSLGRAAKQSRKRNQGEEA; from the coding sequence ATGAGTACAGTCAGCCCGCAGAGCGAACCCAAACTCGACCGCGACGCCTTGGCGGCCATGTATGAGGAGACCTTCCGCAATTTCGAGGAAGGCACGATTACCGAGGGCGTCGTCGTCGCCATCGGCAAAGACAAAGTGGTGGTCGATATCGGCTACAAGTCCGAGGGAATGATTCCCGCCGATCAGTTTTCGCAGGAGGAGTTGCAGCAGCTGAAGGTGGGCGATCGCCTGCAGGTGTATCTCGAAGAGTGTGAAGACGCAGACGGCAATCTGGTGCTCTCCAAGGAAAAAGCCGACAAGATGAAAATCTGGGAGGAACTGGAGCGGCTGCACAAGGAGGAGAAGAGCATCGAAGGGAAGATCATTTCCCGGATCAAGGGCGGCATGATGGTGGACATCGGCGTCAAGGCCTTTTTGCCCGGCTCCCAAATCGATCTGCATCCGGTCCGCGATCTGGACGGCCTCGTGGGCAAGACCTTCCCCCTCAAGATCATCAAGATCAACCATCGCCGCGGCAACGTCGTCGTCTCGCGCCGCGTGTTGCTGGAGGAGACGCGGGATCGTCGTCGTCAGACCACCTTGGCCACGCTCAAGGAAGGCCAGCTCATCCAGGGGATGGTGAAGAATATCACCGATTACGGCGCCTTCATCGACCTTGGCGGCATCGACGGCTTGCTCCACATCACCGACATGTCGTGGGGGCGGGTGGGCCATCCATCCGAGCTGTTCCAGGTCGGCGACAAGGTGGAAGTCACCGTGCTGAAGTACGACCGGGAGACCGGGCGTATCTCGCTGGGGCTCAAGCAGAAGACGGCCGATCCTTGGACCGGCGTCGCGGCCAAATACCCGATCGGCACGCGCGTGCGTGGGCGAGTGGTGAGTTTGACCGATTACGGCGCCTTCGTCGAATTGGAGCCCGGCGTGGAGGGCTTGGTACACGTGTCCGAGATGTCCTGGACGCACGAGGTGCGGCACCCGTCGCGCGTCGTGTCGGTCGGCGACCAGGTGGAAGCGGCCGTGCTGAACATCGATCCGGCGAGCCGAAAGATCTCGTTGGGCATGAAGCAAACGGCCCCCAATCCGTGGGACATGATCGAGGCCAAATACCCCGCCGGTACGCGGATCGAAGGCAAGGTCAAAAGCCTGACGGATTTCGGTGCGTTTGTCGGCCTGGAGGAGGGCATCGACGGCTTGATTCATATCTCGGATATGTCCTGGACGAAGCACATCAAGCATCCGTCGGAATTGTTCAAGAAGGGCCAAAAGGTGGATGCGGTCGTCATTCGGATCGATAAGGACAAGGAGCGGCTGTCGTTGGGCTACAAGCAGTTGTCGCGTGATCCATGGGAGGATCAGATCCCGGGTCGGTATCGCGTGGGTGACAGCATTACGGGCAAGGTCAGCAAGATTGCCGACTTCGGTCTGTTCATCGAACTGGACGGGGACGTGGAAGGCCTCATTCACATCAGCGAGATCGGCTTGGATCCGAACGTGCGGATGGAAGACAAGTTTAAGCTGCAGGACGAGGTGACGGCCAAAATCATCAAGGTCGACCGTGAGGAGCGGAAGATTGCGCTGAGTTTGCGCGACCATCAGCTCGATACGGAGCGTCGGCAGGTGGATGAGTTCCACGCCTCGCAGGGAGGCTTGGATCAGAGCTTGGGGCGCGCGGCGAAGCAGAGCCGCAAGCGAAACCAGGGCGAAGAAGCCTAA
- a CDS encoding 1-acyl-sn-glycerol-3-phosphate acyltransferase: MSVLYGFLWVLSRVIGWICFRYRTVGTVPRDGGVLIASNHASYLDIPLLGCGVPRRVWYMGRHDLFPIPLLNGLLQGVGWIPLRVGRLDRDAFSKAVRLIQAGKAVAIFPEGGRTVTGSLKPGKPGIGVIVSQTGCRVVPAHIDGTFEVLPPGATWPRFRRVTVSYGEPIDFAAAAAQMDGKAFYQHVSQTVMAKIAELGQVPVPGDRPVPTEPPRDLAATHQAKSCNAE, encoded by the coding sequence ATGTCCGTCCTGTACGGATTCCTGTGGGTCCTGTCGCGCGTCATCGGCTGGATCTGTTTTCGGTACCGCACGGTGGGAACGGTTCCGCGGGATGGCGGGGTGCTGATCGCGTCGAATCACGCCAGTTATCTCGATATTCCCCTGTTGGGATGCGGGGTTCCCAGGCGGGTCTGGTACATGGGGCGTCATGACCTGTTCCCGATTCCCCTGCTGAACGGGCTCTTGCAGGGAGTGGGTTGGATTCCGTTACGCGTCGGACGGTTGGATCGGGATGCCTTCAGCAAAGCCGTGCGTTTAATTCAAGCGGGCAAAGCCGTGGCGATCTTTCCTGAGGGAGGGCGGACGGTCACGGGCTCGTTGAAACCGGGGAAACCCGGGATCGGGGTGATCGTCTCGCAGACCGGGTGCCGCGTAGTCCCCGCGCATATTGACGGAACCTTCGAGGTGTTGCCGCCGGGAGCGACCTGGCCTCGGTTCCGTCGCGTGACGGTGTCCTACGGGGAGCCGATCGACTTTGCGGCCGCCGCGGCCCAGATGGACGGCAAAGCGTTTTATCAACATGTCAGTCAAACGGTCATGGCAAAGATCGCGGAACTCGGGCAGGTTCCGGTACCGGGAGATCGGCCGGTGCCGACGGAGCCGCCCCGCGATCTTGCTGCGACACACCAGGCCAAGTCTTGCAACGCTGAGTAA
- a CDS encoding (d)CMP kinase yields the protein MHQERLREEQGLIIAIDGPAGAGKSTVARLLASRLGYLYLDTGALYRALAWKVRTASVDPDDPAAVADLLSSTRLHMECGVEQAHVFVDGCEVTGELRSPDITALASVVSAIPAVREWLLPVQREIAARGSVVAEGRDIGTRVFPRADIKFFLEADAEVRASRRHRELVAAGHNVAFDQTKRDLAGRDDRDRSRAVAPLVPAPDAERIDTSSMPADAVVDLMLAAITARS from the coding sequence ATGCATCAGGAGCGTTTACGGGAGGAGCAGGGCTTGATCATCGCCATCGACGGGCCGGCCGGGGCGGGGAAAAGCACGGTCGCTCGGTTGCTGGCATCGCGGCTGGGATACCTCTACCTGGATACGGGCGCCCTCTATCGGGCATTGGCCTGGAAAGTGCGGACGGCAAGCGTCGACCCTGATGACCCCGCCGCCGTCGCCGACCTGCTCTCGTCCACGCGATTGCATATGGAATGCGGGGTGGAACAGGCGCATGTGTTTGTGGATGGCTGCGAGGTGACCGGTGAGTTGCGTAGCCCTGACATTACGGCTCTGGCGTCAGTGGTGTCGGCCATTCCTGCGGTGCGCGAATGGTTGTTGCCGGTTCAGCGGGAAATCGCCGCACGCGGCTCCGTGGTCGCGGAGGGGCGCGATATCGGAACCAGGGTCTTTCCGAGAGCCGACATAAAGTTCTTTTTGGAGGCCGATGCGGAGGTCCGCGCGTCGCGCCGGCATCGCGAGTTGGTGGCCGCCGGGCACAATGTGGCCTTTGATCAGACCAAACGGGATCTGGCCGGGCGCGACGATCGCGACCGGTCACGTGCCGTGGCTCCGTTGGTTCCAGCGCCGGACGCCGAGCGGATTGATACCTCCAGCATGCCCGCGGACGCGGTCGTCGACTTGATGTTGGCTGCGATCACGGCGAGATCGTGA